A genomic window from Salvia hispanica cultivar TCC Black 2014 chromosome 5, UniMelb_Shisp_WGS_1.0, whole genome shotgun sequence includes:
- the LOC125190849 gene encoding uncharacterized protein LOC125190849, which translates to MLGAQNIFPSSTIVTVNPKIDRRCTNKPSNVIQIRSRAVTVNDAITSDPELTWQIVVGAIAGVAPFVVAGVEFSKRIVEQRNCKVCRGSGLVLRDNKYYFRCPACGGFLPWQSWRRFFTG; encoded by the exons ATGTTGGGTGCTCAAAACATTTTCCCAAGTTCGACCATCGTGACTGTGAATCCCAAGATCGACCGTCGTTGCACAAACAAACCGAGCAACGTTATCCAAATCCGATCAAGGGCCGTGACCGTGAACGATGCCATCACTTCCGATCCCGAGCTAACTTGGCAAATTGTGGTTGGAGCTATAG CGGGTGTTGCTCCATTTGTGGTGGCCGGGGTCGAGTTCAGCAAGAGAATTGTGGAACAGAGAAATTGCAAGGTGTGTAGAGGCTCTGGCCTTGTATTGAGGGACAACAAGTATTATTTTCGATGCCCTGCTTGCG GTGGCTTTCTGCCATGGCAATCTTGGAGGAGATTCTTTACTGGTTAA